In Anopheles bellator chromosome 2, idAnoBellAS_SP24_06.2, whole genome shotgun sequence, the genomic stretch GCGGGAATGTATCGAAGATTTCCTATAGGTTCATGCACGGATCCCGAATGCGCCGACAAAGGCAGCATTCGGGCGAGCACCAATGCGAGCGAAATCTTATTAGCATCCTGAGACTCTGGGGCATACGGTGTATGCGGTGAGCATGCGATCAACCATTGACTTCCTCCTTCGTCACTCGAGCAGCTCACGCAAGCACACTTAATCACacgcaaacagaaaacaaaatactGAAAAGCAGCTTAAACTATAGCGCTGGAATGCTGCGAATCGCTTGGAATGTCCTCCGGAAGCAGCCTTTCATTGATTGCTTGTTAGCTGCCCCCCAACAAGGCAACGGAAGAGGTGGGAACACAACGGGGCGGGAAGGAACTGGAGCTGGAAGCGGTACACGCAACGCAAGCAGCACGCAAAGCGAAGAGCACTCCGAGCATGGTTGGTGGGTACTAAACCGTAGTGCTGTTGTTGTGAGCACCGGCGGCCGCAAGGCTCGCACTGGAAGACGCAGGAACGGCAAGGGCGGTGTTCGACGGAGCCGGACCCGACCCACTGGCGACTGGCAGTGGGGCTGCGGTGAAGGTGTTCGGGATGGCCACGACACACGCGCCGGCCCGATTGTAGACGACCGAGTCGATCTGGGTCCACTCGTTCGTTTCCGGATCGTACTGCTCAACGATCTTCAGGTAGCGATTGCCGTCGTATCCACCGACAGCGATCAACCAGTCAcccaacacgcacgcaccaatCGCGTCCCGTCCGATGCTTAGCGAGGCGATCTGAAAGCAACAACGGTACATGTATCGCCTTTTGTCGAATGGATTGTGGCCCACGCATCTTACCAGCGTCCACGTGTCAGTGGTCGGATCGTACTGTTCGACGGTTTCCGTCCGGCAGACGGCTGGGTTACTGGCCGGACAATCGTGACCACCGAGCGCGTACAGGAACCCATTCAGCACGCCGACTCCAACGCCGCCGCGCCGTTTGTTCATCGGAGCGCGCATCGTCCACTTGTTGGTGTGCGGATCGTAACATTCGACGGTTCGGTGGCACGAGCTTCCgtcgcggccaccgaccacgtATAGACGGCCGCCGAGGACGGCCACCCCGGCGGTCGATCGCATGGCCGTCATCGGGGCCACATAGCTCCAGGTGCGAGCGGACGGGTCCCAGCGTTCGACCGTATTCAGGTAGCTCCAACCGTCGTGACCTCCGACGGCGTACAGTGGACCCTCCAGGAACGCCACACCGAGACCGTGACGGGGCGTACCCATCGGCGGCACGTTCGGGCTCCAGGCCATCGTGACCAGGTCGAAGCTTTCGACCGTGTTGAGCGTCTTGAGCCCGTCGCGCCCACCGACGATGATCAGACGATCGTCGAGCACGGCCACCCCGAACTGAAGGCGGCGCGTCGGCATACTCTTCAGCATAGTCCACTTGTCCAACCGCGGATCGTAGCTCTCGATGCTGATGGCCCCCTTGTGGCCGTCCATACCCCCGACCGCCAACAGTCGGCCCATGGTGGACTTTCGGGGCCGCGTCCGCGCGGTCGATATCAGCGAGCGACGGCCCGGAATCAGGTGCCACTTAAACGCCTCCATCACCAGCTGCTGGCATTCGTTCGCCCCTTCGCAGAGGCTTTCGACATGGTCCACTATAAACTGAAAAAGAAATCGTGTTAGAATCGTGTGAACAAGATCAACGGCACGCTACGTGGGTCACTTACAGATGGTTGTAACAGTGGCAGTTTAATCAAACCTAGCAGCTCCGGGATGTGACGCTTGCGCGTCTCTGGATCGTACTGTATCCAAGCCATGAGGGCATGGAACACTTCCTGCTCGTTCGGCACGTTCAGGTCGTCGCTCCGCAGCAGGTTGGCAAGTTGGGTTACGTCAAGCATGAAGAACTCTTGGTTTTTCCACACCTGCTGAAAGTGTTGGCAAGTGTAAGCCGTGGCCAGCTTCAATAGGTCGGTGCATCCCTGCTGCTCGGCGAACAGCGAGAATCCGAGACAGTTGGACGGATGTAATTGACGAGCGAGAAAGTTGCAGCACGCCGTTACGATCGTGCTGAGCTGCAGAAGGCACGCGGTGGCCAGCAACGTTTCGACCGTGTCCTCCCGGATCTCGATCGCCCCGGTGTAGCAGTACTGGATGAGCGAGTTCAGCGCATCACCCGACACCTCCTGAAGTGTGATCTCTTCCTGCTGGCTCTCGCGCAGCTGCCCGGTGAACATGGCGCTGAAGTAGGCTGAAGATGCCGATAGCACCAGGCGGTGGGCAGGAATTCTATACGGGAGAGAGACGCATAAAACATATGATTAAATGATTTCCAAACCAACAATAAACACAAGTTGCCAAACAATTACGCTTCTCAAATCGTCTATATTATTGGCAACTCATCAGTTTTATTGCACATTCACTATCCGAGTTTCGCTCAATGGCCCAAGCACCCCACAACCGTGATGACAAAGTCAGCGATCCGGCACGAGCAAATACCATAAACATCGATCGCCAGTTGCCATCATCAAAAGTCTATTGAATATTTACGACAGTGGcctgtaaaacaaaacattaacgCTCTGACGGATGTTATTGCTTTGTCAACACATTTACGTAACGAGATTCCGTCTTTAAGCCGCgttattgtattttttgttggttcattCAACAGACAGAAAACGCAATCGTCACGGGATGAGAGAATGCACTGAATTATCGCAGCGCCTCTAGCGTTTTGTCGGCCGTGGCAGGGCACAGGGCGGCGGCCGGGTCAAGTGCATCCTCTAATAGACGATAACTGTTGTCCCGTTCGCAGTAGAAATCCTAACGCCCCGAACCCTTTGcacgccgagcgagcgagcaaacgGGTAAccgataaattaatttaatttagcTCGTTTCACTTAGGAACCATCAACGGGGACGGAAGTCTGCGTTGGACGTCGCGCGGTGCCGCTAGACACCGACGTCTTCTTCGCTGCATGCAGCAACGCATCGAGGACgactttcttcttcggttgtgcatttcttattttaatgctcGTTCGCGGAAGATGAACGGTTCCGCTCGGTTCGCACGCTTGCCGTCGCCATTCGGCAGCCAAGGcttgttgttgcggttttgtttataaacACACGAAGAACGCCGTCTTTCAATGCCGTCCCGGCTGCCGGTTGGGAAAGGTTAAGATCGACCGCGGATGGGATGAGATGATCTTGAGGCACTCTCTGGAGAGTTCGCGCGGGGATAAACTTCGAGTCCGCACGGAAGACACATCTGCGCAGCGAAACGGGACGGAACTTACCGTCGGCCATCGACGCCAGCGATCAGTACCACATCGCACAGCTTCTCGCTCTGGAGGTAATCTGTAAATAGACATTTTCGAAACGGGATTAATAAGGGAGCCAATTCCGTCGTTTTGGTGCGTTTGCTTTTTAGCCAAAGAAACGTGTACGACGAGTGACACATGCCGGGATTCTTGCAGCCAACGAGCGGCAATCAACGCACCAACAAAACACGACGTTCGCGTATTATAATTAGTAATTAGAATTTCTTCGTTCTTCGGGTTTCCCAGGACGGCCGGTGCCTGAGTGCTCGCCATCGACAAAGCCGTTTCGTTGTTTACGGTCCAAGAAGGGTTCTGCCGCTAGCGATCGCGGGTCAGCGCACCATTTCCTCCCGCTcaggaaaatggcaaacggcGGAGGATAATGACACCCTGGAAGGTTTCTGTTGTCTTTGTCTCCATCGTGGAATCCCTGTTGGGGGGTTCATTTTTATTGCGCTGGTA encodes the following:
- the LOC131211954 gene encoding kelch-like protein 5 isoform X2, which codes for MSNEMSCKGSPTSSASARISLATDESHFSLASLNSSVSQDEYFRCPGHSDLVLKRMQDYLQSEKLCDVVLIAGVDGRRIPAHRLVLSASSAYFSAMFTGQLRESQQEEITLQEVSGDALNSLIQYCYTGAIEIREDTVETLLATACLLQLSTIVTACCNFLARQLHPSNCLGFSLFAEQQGCTDLLKLATAYTCQHFQQVWKNQEFFMLDVTQLANLLRSDDLNVPNEQEVFHALMAWIQYDPETRKRHIPELLGLIKLPLLQPSFIVDHVESLCEGANECQQLVMEAFKWHLIPGRRSLISTARTRPRKSTMGRLLAVGGMDGHKGAISIESYDPRLDKWTMLKSMPTRRLQFGVAVLDDRLIIVGGRDGLKTLNTVESFDLVTMAWSPNVPPMGTPRHGLGVAFLEGPLYAVGGHDGWSYLNTVERWDPSARTWSYVAPMTAMRSTAGVAVLGGRLYVVGGRDGSSCHRTVECYDPHTNKWTMRAPMNKRRGGVGVGVLNGFLYALGGHDCPASNPAVCRTETVEQYDPTTDTWTLIASLSIGRDAIGACVLGDWLIAVGGYDGNRYLKIVEQYDPETNEWTQIDSVVYNRAGACVVAIPNTFTAAPLPVASGSGPAPSNTALAVPASSSASLAAAGGWRSSTTNNYYYRRHFRICDYYV
- the LOC131211954 gene encoding kelch-like protein 5 isoform X1, giving the protein MSNEMSCKGSPTSSASARISLATDESHFSLASLNSSVSQDEYFRCPGHSDLVLKRMQDYLQSEKLCDVVLIAGVDGRRIPAHRLVLSASSAYFSAMFTGQLRESQQEEITLQEVSGDALNSLIQYCYTGAIEIREDTVETLLATACLLQLSTIVTACCNFLARQLHPSNCLGFSLFAEQQGCTDLLKLATAYTCQHFQQVWKNQEFFMLDVTQLANLLRSDDLNVPNEQEVFHALMAWIQYDPETRKRHIPELLGLIKLPLLQPSFIVDHVESLCEGANECQQLVMEAFKWHLIPGRRSLISTARTRPRKSTMGRLLAVGGMDGHKGAISIESYDPRLDKWTMLKSMPTRRLQFGVAVLDDRLIIVGGRDGLKTLNTVESFDLVTMAWSPNVPPMGTPRHGLGVAFLEGPLYAVGGHDGWSYLNTVERWDPSARTWSYVAPMTAMRSTAGVAVLGGRLYVVGGRDGSSCHRTVECYDPHTNKWTMRAPMNKRRGGVGVGVLNGFLYALGGHDCPASNPAVCRTETVEQYDPTTDTWTLIASLSIGRDAIGACVLGDWLIAVGGYDGNRYLKIVEQYDPETNEWTQIDSVVYNRAGACVVAIPNTFTAAPLPVASGSGPAPSNTALAVPASSSASLAAAGAHNNSTTGWRSSTTNNYYYRRHFRICDYYV